A window of the Lactuca sativa cultivar Salinas chromosome 7, Lsat_Salinas_v11, whole genome shotgun sequence genome harbors these coding sequences:
- the LOC111912866 gene encoding uncharacterized protein LOC111912866, whose product MEKAADLVTALEKATLMAKQLPSTATATGSGNIYASLHAAHCQLSLFLLAHTAQPSADVTDGDDALMEVTDEEQQVVEGAREEDSKMTLIDLVEERMKSCFVQKNKRPKRPLSPTSLAAGEKSRWLEYESESARAGVDYDPLLMKLRALDLIYQFHC is encoded by the coding sequence ATGGAGAAGGCGGCGGACCTGGTGAcggctttggagaaggcaaccctaATGGCAAAGCAGCTTCCATCCACCGCCACCGCCACAGGCTCTGGAAATATCTACGCCTCCCTCCACGCTGCTCACTGCCAGCTCTCTCTCTTCCTCCTCGCTCACACCGCCCAACCCTCTGCAGATGTAACTGATGGTGATGATGCGCTGATGGAAGTTACCGACGAAGAGCAACAAGTGGTTGAAGGAGCGAGGGAGGAGGATTCGAAGATGACTTTGATTGATTTGGTGGAGGAACGGATGAAAAGTTGCTTTGTTCAGAAGAACAAGCGGCCAAAACGGCCGTTATCGCCGACGTCGTTGGCCGCTGGGGAGAAGAGTCGGTGGTTGGAGTACGAAAGTGAATCGGCTAGGGCTGGAGTTGATTACGATCCTCTTTTAATGAAATTGAGGGCTTTGGATCTAATCTATCAGTTCCATTGTTGA
- the LOC111912867 gene encoding protein-ribulosamine 3-kinase, chloroplastic, with protein MVAHLGVISFSSSCHLLHSSPQLSLCLHKPIVMATVSTDPVREWILTEGKASQITGISPVGGGCINLANRYTTDAGSFFVKTNRSIGPEMFEGEALGLSAMYETKSIRVPQPYKVGALPTGGSYIIMEFIEFGSSRGDQAVLGRKLAEMHKAAKSEKGFGFHVNNTIGSTPQINTWTSDWVEFYSKHRLAFQLKLAQQQFGDSAIYEKGQRLVKNLGALFEDVTIEPCLLHGDLWSGNISSDKNGEPVILDPACYYGHNEAEFGMSWCAGFGGSFYNAYFEVMPKQAGFEKRRDVYLLYHYLNHYNLFGSGYRSSAMSIIDDYLRILKV; from the exons TGGCAACAGTAAGTACAGATCCAGTAAGAGAGTGGATTCTAACAGAGGGAAAGGCAAGTCAAATAACAGGGATTAGTCCTGTTGGTGGTGGTTGCATCAATCTTGCCAACCGATACACTACTGATGCTGGTTCTTTCTTTGTTAAGACAAACAG GAGTATTGGACCGGAGATGTTTGAAGGAGAGGCTTTGGGGTTAAGTGCAATGTATGAAACAAAGTCGATTCGTGTTCCTCAACCATATAAAGTTGGTGCATTGCCAACTGGAGGTTCATATATCATCATGGAATTCATAGAGTTTGGTTCATCGAGAGGTGATCAG GCTGTATTAGGGAGGAAACTTGCGGAGATGCATAAAGCAGCAAAATCTGAAAAAGGATTCGGATTTCATGTCAACAATACCATTGGCAG CACACCGCAGATAAACACATGGACATCAGATTGGGTTGAGTTTTACTCTAAGCATCGCCTGGCCTTTCAACTTAAGTTAGCACAACAACAATTTGGCGATTCGGCTATATACGAAAAAG GACAAAGATTAGTGAAAAATCTTGGAGCTTTGTTTGAAGATGTAACGATCGAGCCTTGTTTATTACATGGAGATTTATGGAGTGGGAATATCAGTTCAGACAAGAATGGGGAGCCTGTTATACTCGATCCCGCTTGTTACT ATGGACATAATGAAGCAGAGTTTGGAATGTCATGGTGTGCTGGATTTGGAGGGTCTTTCTACAACGCCTATTTTGAG GTGATGCCAAAGCAAGCAGGCTTTGAGAAAAGGAGAGATGTTTATTTGTTGTATCATTACTTGAATCATTACAATCTCTTTGGTTCTGGTTACCGATCATCGGCCATGTCCATCATTGATGATTACCTTAGGatcttaaaagtttaa
- the LOC111912837 gene encoding LOW QUALITY PROTEIN: putative disease resistance protein RGA3 (The sequence of the model RefSeq protein was modified relative to this genomic sequence to represent the inferred CDS: substituted 1 base at 1 genomic stop codon), whose protein sequence is MGHKIENISRKLVEINKQANDLGLQNEQPPGPVPGSLNPYFEEFKIFRRENDEQRIIQLLTQLRKEETLTIVPIVGMGGVGKTTLAKSIYYNNPKIEHHFDVQAWVCVSVKSNVNALLAKIYKSLAREECKSQMRVNLITNLRNKLGSKRYLLVLDEVWNEEXAHWDDLRSCMSKVNVETGSGILVTTRNLEIGTKAMSEDFHALQTLFDDWCWSIFREKSFLAGRSPLPELDEIGHEIVKKCRGLPLLVNVIQGMLRNYNIDKEKWLSIQDSKVWDLEDEGDRIQNSLKLSFDNVSGQPKKLA, encoded by the coding sequence ATGGGCCATAAAATCGAAAACATTAGTAGAAAGTTGGTTGAGATCAATAAACAAGCAAACGATTTGGGATTACAAAACGAACAACCTCCTGGGCCTGTTCCAGGTAGTCTCAACCCATATTTCGAGGAATTCAAAATTTTTAGGAGGGAGAATGATGAACAGCGTATCATACAACTTTTAACccaattaagaaaagaagaaacaCTTACTATTGTTCCCATTGTGGGAATGGGCGGGGTTGGGAAAACCACTTTGGCCAAGTCAATCTACTACAATAATCCAAAAATTGAGCATCATTTTGATGTTCAAGCTTGGGTCTGTGTATCGGTTAAGAGTAATGTCAACGCTCTTCTCGCAAAGATCTATAAATCTCTTGCCAGAGAGGAATGTAAGTCACAAATGAGGGTCAATTTAATTACAAATCTTCGAAACAAGTTGGGATCTAAAAGATATTTGCTTGTCCTAGATGAAGTGTGGAACGAAGAATAGGCACATTGGGATGATCTCAGGAGTTGTATGTCAAAAGTAAACGTAGAGACTGGAAGTGGCATTCTTGTCACTACACGGAATCTTGAAATCGGAACCAAGGCTATGAGTGAGGATTTCCATGCTTTGCAAACTCTTTTTGATGACTGGTGTTGGTCAATCTTtagagaaaaatcatttcttgcaGGACGATCACCATTGCCCGAATTGGATGAGATAGGGCATGAAATTGTGAAAAAGTGTCGTGGTTTACCTTTGTTGGTAAATGTAATACAAGGCATGTTACGAAATTACAATATTGACAAAGAGAAGTGGTTGTCCATCCAAGATAGCAAAGTTTGGGATCTAGAAGATGAAGGGGACAGAATCCAAAACAGCTTGAAACTCAGCTTTGATAATGTAAGTGGTCAGCCCAAGAAGTTAGCTTGA